From Riemerella anatipestifer ATCC 11845 = DSM 15868, a single genomic window includes:
- the ccoS gene encoding cbb3-type cytochrome oxidase assembly protein CcoS, which produces MEILYLMVICSVSLAVVFLIVFIIGAKKGQFEDDESPAVRILLDDETKNKENKEKNNKSD; this is translated from the coding sequence ATGGAGATATTATATTTAATGGTCATATGCAGTGTATCTTTAGCTGTCGTTTTTTTGATAGTATTCATTATCGGAGCAAAAAAAGGACAGTTTGAAGACGATGAATCTCCTGCGGTAAGGATTCTCCTTGATGACGAAACTAAAAACAAAGAAAATAAAGAGAAAAACAATAAAAGTGATTAG